DNA sequence from the Gopherus evgoodei ecotype Sinaloan lineage chromosome 3, rGopEvg1_v1.p, whole genome shotgun sequence genome:
GTGCATGCCCATCAATGGGTGTGTGGCTGAGGGCAtatgccgtgtgtgtgtgtgtgtgtcttgggggAGGGTGCGTGTCTGGTCTGTATGTCTATATGAGGGGCGAATAGAAGTGCATGCCtatctgcgggggggggggggggttaaggtGATGCTTGTCCATGAAGGGGATGGGGGTAACTTAAGGGCTGCACACCCACCAATCCATGTGGGGCTGGCATATCTGTGTGGGACTGGCATGACCATATGAGGGCTGTGCTCCTAGCCTGGGAGCATGTGGGGGGCGGGGCATGGCCAAAGCACACTGCATTATGGGTATTCCCTGCCTCCTGGAGCCCCTAGGAGCAGAGTGtatgttagagcagccctgaggctgctccgACACAAAGGGGTTGGGACTGATCCCAGAATACAGGGCACACAATTTATTGATCACAAGCAGCCAACCAAACAGAAATGGGGCTCGATCCCTTGATCTGGGGGACAAACCCATGGCCGCAACCATGCAGACATAGCTTCTGGCCAAGCCGCCTGCACCCCACTCACCTGCCGGATGCCGTGTGGCATACATCTCTCCTGCCTGCCGGGGGTATGGACAAGACCTGTGTCAGCTCCATAAGGGGGACAATTGGCTCATGCATGCACTCCAGCACCTCTGATCccgtccagcagggggcagtggcaggTTCGAATCTGGCCCAGGTGGGGGGACTCAGCTGGGCAGCTTGACGCCATGCAGCAGCAGGGTGCAGGCCAGCCAGCCGTGTTTATATACAGCGCCAACAAAAGCTGGCGTGACACGGGCatggcaccatccctgcccccagagtTCCTCTCTCTCCATCAGCGCCAACCAGAAGCCCAAGGAGCATTCCCAGGCACCGTGGGCCGGTGGCGGGTGAGGACAGGGGGGCAGCACCCTTTGCCAGCTCAGCACACCCCCGCCGGCAACTCGGCTCCCAGGGACTGGAGCCGCTGGCAGGTGCACTCGGCCGTCAGCCGGGCCTCGGGGTCGGGGTCCCAGCAGTCCTCTAGCAGCTCCCGCAGGCAGATGGAAACCTAGGTGAGAGAGGTCTCTCAGGGTGCAGATGGTGCCAGACCCCAGGCTGGCTGAGGGGTCGCCCTGAAAAAGAACCTGCTGCAGCAGAGACAagaccctcacccccaccctgctaaCCTGTGGGGCTCAGGCCAGGGCTGTAAAACCCCCAGGGAACACAATAAAATCTGGGGGATCACCAAAGGGTCTCACTACATAGATGTATTTACTGCTGGCCCTTTAAACCAACAGCTGAGCCAGCTGCGTTCTTCCTCCCCTCCACTGCTCCTTTATCCCTTCCCCCTAGTGTCCCCCCAATCCCCTTTACCTGGCCTGTCCCCCTCCAAGAGTCGGGGATGGCtggcctcctcctctcctccacggCTAGTCTCCTCAGCTCACCATATGTGGGACTGCTGCCCAGCTCCGCCTCGTAGGCCAGCTGGAAAGGAGGGACCCCACAGTCTAGGGGAGGAGAGAGTGGAATAGGTGGGGGTCAAACAGCCGTGGCTTCCATCCAGTCCAGCCCCTGGCTCCGTGCATGGGCGCGTGTTGCCCTCAAGTGGCCAGCAGAGTGGATAAAAGCCCAACTACTGCTGCTGGCTAATGGGGATTCCCCTTGGATCCAAGGGACCTGATTCTCGGCACACTCAGGCTGCACTGTCAGCACAGAGGGGTCTTCCAGTGGGGATATGTGGCCCCCTGGGGAGTCTCCCCCCATGCAGCAGGCTCCCCAGTTGGTGTGGGGCTGGCGTGACCATGTAAGGAGTCTGCTCTCCACCCCAgtgcagggggcagagcaggacaTGGCCAAAGCACACTGCATTATGGGTATTCCCGGCCTCCTGGGGCCCACTGGCGCAGAGTGTAAGTTAgaacagccctgaggctgctccgACACCAGGGCTGTGGAACTGGGCCCAGAATACGGGGAGCACAAacttgtccctgcccccccccacaacccaggAAGGGGGTAAATGAGAATCAGCCCCCTGGATCTGGAGTGTATGGAGGTGGCCCCCAGGGCCCCCTTCCTCCTGGGCAGCTTGGCTCACTGCTCTCAGCAATCAGCCCATAAGCAATACCCCTTTCCACACCAGCCAGGGGCAGGCATCGTCCCCAGAGGCTGAGCTCCCAGACacctccccagggcagggaccacTGTGCAGCGCAGAAGCCCCAGTGCCAGAGGAGGGATGTGTGAATTTCTCCAAACCTCCACCAGGTGGCAGCGTTTCCAGCACTTTATTTGTCTGTTCTGCcaccggggggagggagggagggaggctctTGATTTGATAGTGCATGGGGAGGGGGTAcagaagggggaagagaaattaTTGGCGAAGGGTGGGGGTGTTGAGGGTTTCTAGGGAGGAGGCTGCATGCAGGAGCACGGCCATGGCTGGGAGAGGTGGGCTGAGCAATGGTTAAGCTGGGGGGCATACAGGGGTGGCATGAGAAGccatggggtgcaggaagggaccaGTGCTCGGGATGTTTAAAGCCAAGCAGGTcagaggcctgggggatgggctccAGGCCTGGATCCTGCCTGGCACAGAGACTAGGGGGTCACGCCCAGCGCCGAGCCCTACAGCCGCTCACCTGGGGAGAGCCCCGAGCATCTCGACAGGATCTCCCAGAGCACCAGGGCCAGGGAGTAGATGTCGGCCTGCTTCAGCGCACGGCCCCAGACCTGCAGGTCCAGGCTGTCATCCAGGATCTCAGGGGCCATGTACCGCTGGGTCCCTGCCTGGAATCAGGCAGGCAGGTCAGCGCCAGCTGCCGACCACCAGCTGTTCACATGCCACGCGATGGTGAGCTCGCCTGTGCTAGTGCAACCATCTGCACATGCCAGGGCTGAGGTTCCCATGCGTGTACCCGTGAATGGGGCTGAATCATACCAAATGGGGCTCTCAGCCTCCCCTCAAAAAGCCTCCTTTCCAGGGGCTCCCCTATCTTTGCCCCCCGCTCGATGCTCAATCACATTCTGACACGCTCACGTGTGATCACACACATCCCCTGTGTGCTCATATCCAGGGAGCTCAGACTCCCCCAGCCTCCACCCTCGCCCCCTCCTTAAAACTTCCCCTCTCTGCCCTagatgtgtgtttgtggggggggtatcacggacacacacacacccggctCTCCAGCTGGACCCACCGCTCAGTTCTCTGAGCTTTGAgtgcgcacgcacgcacgcacacacacacacgcacacacacacacactctctctctctctctctctttctcactctctctctaccTTCCTGACAGCAGCTTCCATGCGGCCGCCGCCCCATTGCTCCATGCGTGCAGGCAGCGCTGTGGCCAGGCCGAAGTCCCCAATGGCGCAGCTCCGGTCCTCCCGCACTAGCACGTTCTGGCTGCTCAGGTCCCGGTGAGCCACGCTGGGTTTGTGCAGGCCTGGCACCAAGGAGACACGGGTTAGCAAGGGTCCAGCtgtatgtgtggggggggcgggggggggaaatgTGCCTCAATGCCACCAGAGGGCAAGAAGGGCCGaatcctgcccccccaccctcccagataGGCACAGAGAACGGGACATTGCAGAGACACCACCAGCTCGACTCATGGACCTGATGCACTGGACAAGGTGGTGGGGGCATGATGGACCCTTGGCTGTGATTGGCTAGTGGAGAGGAGGGCTGCTGGGCCACCTGTCCTATCCCCACCTCCCAGCTCCTGGGCTTCCCCTTGAGGATGGCAAACTTGCCACGCCGAGGCGGTGGGTGGGGCTAACTTGGCACACTGAGGCCAGCTGGGCACCAGGAGTGGGGAAAGGGGGCTTGCAGCTGTGTCCGCAGCCATGGGGCTCGGGCAGGGCAAGGCGTTGCCCCAGGGGCCTGCTGCTCCCCCTGCAAGGCTCTGGGAGCCAGGGAGGCTCTCACCATTGTGCCAGAGCTCCTCGTGCAGGAAGGCCAGCCCCCGGGCCAGCGACAGGGCCAGTCTGACGGTGCCGTCCCAGGTGCTGATGTGTTGGCTCAGGAAGTGTCTCAGGGAACCCTGTGGGCAGACAGAGCCCGGCTCAGCTGGACCCCAGGCCAGAATCACAGTTGCAGCCCTGACCCCATGCAGTCTGCTCACCAGGACTCTGTTCAGTCTGGCTGTGAAACCCCAAGTGGGGAGGGGGACCCCCGGTCCTTCCCCTGGCTGGATCCATTTCCCTGACGGGGAGCGATGGGGTCCCCAGCATGATTCCCCAGCTGGACCCATCCCCCACCAGGAAGAGTTTTCTGAATACACTAAGTTCTCTCTCCCCATATCTGAGAACAAGCAGAATCCCTGAGCAaaatcccctccctgcccttggACAGGCACTCAATCCCCATGCAGTTCTGCATatgcccagcagagggcagtggcacctccccccccacgccccccaTGCCCAGGGCTGGCTGCGGGGTGAGCACTCACGGCCGGGTAGAGCTGCAGCACCAACAGGCTCCCTTGTTCCCCGTGCACCCCTCCTCGCCCAGCCGCCAGGAGTCGGGCCACGTTGTCGTGGTCCATCAGGGGCAGGCTGTGCACGGACCACTCGGCTGCAAAGTGCTGGGAGCAGGTGTCGGGGAAGGCCTTGATCGCGACGGGCGTCTGGTGCAGGGTGCCCTGCCACACCACGGAGAAGCGCCCATCCTGGAGCACCTGCAGGGGACAAAGACATTTAGGGTGACATGCTGAcctgcctctgggctgccctggcaccGGGGGTGAGCAAGGGCACCCTCTCAGCTCcctgggatggagaggggagCACAGAACCTAGCCTTATCCTAGATagggcactgctgcagggaagctcacagcactggtgtcccagctgggcactgctgcggggaagctcgcagcactgTGGAGTCCATGGCGGGGCACTGGTGCAGGGATGCTTAGCAGAGtggataaaatgtattttattttatttaactctCATGGGAGTTAGGTTCCTAACCTTTGAAAATACCTGTAGGCACCTATtagcatctttaggtgcctaaatacctttgaaagtcTCCAGAGTGACCAGAAACAGTCCCTCAATTCACTAATGACAGATCATTCTCCTACTGTTGAATAAGCCAGTTAGTTCTGAATGCAAAATGTGTTTGGATAAACTTATGGTTTGGGCCCCTTACATAGCCAGGACATTTAGGGAGTTTTATTTCACTAATCAAAACGTTTTAAAATGCTGGCTTTGTGCATTTTTACTGGAATGCCAATTTCCATCCAGATGCAGCTTGAGACAAATCACAAGTAAACAATTATCTGTTAGCAAATACGAAACGTGTCCTTGGCCGTTTCCAAACAtaatcaaaaatgtcaaaattaagaTTCTGACTAAATAAATGCTAAGCTACATagctgcttaaataaatgtgtatcgATATAAAGCATCCTCTGGTTAGCAAAGAGAAGGACCAAATTTAGAGAACAGGCTATATTTAGTAGTGAATCAACATGTTTGAATGGTTACCCACCACCGAGaatgaaccattaggaaaagaactaaaaaacacaaatgcaaaatgcaattaaaatcagtgatttaagtCAAGGTTTCCTGCGTGTTGgtttaaataaagattaaaatCAGTGCTTTAAATCAGTCCACCCTGAAGTTTGCAGCAGTGGAGACCCTGCCTGTTACTGCTGCGAGGAAGTTTGCAGTGCTGGAGACCAGACCTGGCACTGCCCCAGGGAAGCTCACAGCTCTGGAGCCCCCACCTGGTACTGCCAGCACAAACACCAGTTTGCATGGGCCAAGACTGAtctgcctcctcctgcagctcaaTGGGGACATGCCAGGTGACGCTTGCTGTCCCCCCTGCAGAACCAGGCTGCAACCCACACCGACAGAGGCAAGACTGAGGCAAAGGCCAGTCCGTGCTGTCAGCCCCCAGCGCAGCCAGCAAGTGAGACCTGGAGGAACTGGAGCGCTGACAGCTCCTGGCTAGGGGGTTCCCTCTCACGGCTGGAATGGGGGTCCATGGTGACTTTGGTCAGCTCCCAGCTCGCCTCCTGGCGCAGCAGCACTGCACAGACCTTCATCCTTCTCAGCACTGCAGAGAGAAAGCGAGAGAGATTCCCCCTGCAGTAACACAGGGGACTGGGCCCAACGCACAACACCGTGTGGTGCCCTGGGACTAGCACACAGAGCTGCAGGCCCACGGGCTGCTCAGCATAAACCACTGGGTGGCGTGAGAGAAAACGTGTGTGGGTTTGTCACCAGTCAACCCacggcgtgtgtgtgtgtgtatagacagacagacagggtgaATCATACGCTAACCTAGTATGGGTGTGtgtagagagagactgtgtgtacAGACAGAGTATACGCAGATAGTGtgggtgtgtatgtatgtgtgtgtgtgtggagagaaagagagaaacagatgGTTTGTGCATAGATAAACAGACAGTGTgggtgtgtatgtttgtgtgtcaTACACCaactcagtttgtgtgtgtatagagagagacagactgtGTACACAGACATCCAGACtctgagtgtgtgtgcatgtgtgtgtgtatacagagaGAGGTGGACAGACGACATGGTGAGTAGAGACAGACTGTGTAGACAGATAGACAGACgaagtgtgtgggtgtgtgcgtgtatgtgtgaATCATACACCAACCCAATTTGTGTGCATATAGAGAGATAAAcagaccgtgtgtgtgtgtagagagagacagtgtgtgttgacagaccgagtgtgtgtgtgtgtgcgcgcgcgcgcgtgtgtgtgtagaGACAGCCTGTGTATACAGACAGACCACATGTctgtgtgtgtagagagagagagactctgtgtgtgtgtgtgtgtgtgtgtgtgtgtgtgtgtgtgtgtgtgcagagagagagacaacctGTGTATACAGACAgaccacgtgtgtgtgtgtgtatagagagagagacagacagacgaCGTGGTGTGTAGAGACAGACTCTGTAGACAGATATAAgaactttgtgtgtgtatgtgtgtgtgtgaatcataCACCAACCCAATTTGTGTGCATAAAGAGAGACAAacagactgtgtgtgtatgtagagaAAGACAGACTGTGTGGGTCGACAgaccctctgtgtgtgtgtgtgtgtgtgtgtgtgtgtgtgtagagagagacAGCCTGTGTATACGGACAGACcacatgtgtgtgtgtagagagagacAGACTGTGTGTATCAACAGaccctatgtgtgtgtgtgtgtgtgtagagagagacAGACTGTGTGTTGAcagaccctgtgtgtgtgtgtgtgtgtgtgaatcgtACACCAACCCAGTGCATGTGTGTCAGGCTGTGCATGTACCTATGTGTGAGGCAGAGGCAGCGACTAAGGGGACAGGGAGTCTAATAAATACCAAgaacccccccagcaccccaagcctTGTGATCTTAACAGGCCACTTGAGCTGAAGGGGGTTCCCCATTGGGGCTATCGGCGTTGGGCCTTGGACAGAATTCTGGCTGCGCCCACTAGAGGGCAACCTGGGTCCAGACGGGCGGagcctccagcagagggcagcggtGTCCGTGGGCAATTAACTGGccagggcaccccctgctggctgggaCCAGGGACCACGACCAGAGCCACTCCTTCCCTTACACAACTGGGGCTTGTGCTAATGCCGTCCAGTTTCCATGGCTGAGATGACCAGGAGACCCGTGACGGCGGGGCGGGGGTGACATCTCATATTCCCCGCTGGGCCGAGGGCCTGCAGGAGTCAGGGGGGGGCATACCTAGGAAGGCCAGACAGCCGAGGAAGAGCACCAGTGAGCAGGCCACGGCGATCCAGATGGTGCCTGTTGGAGCAGACCCAGCTGaggctgcagaaaaggcagagagagggggaggccGAACTGAGGACTCAGCCCCAGACACGGCCCAGGGTCATATGAGAAGGACGCCTGGGATACGGCTCCCCCGGGGGCGTTGGGATCCAGCCATCTACTGGCTGCCCCCTCGAGTGCGCCCCCCTGCACCAAGCCCAGCCCCATACTAAACGTCCTGAGCAACAGCGCTCCTAGCCATTCCCTGGGGGCACCGTTCCCGGCCAGATCTGTCCCCCCTGTCAGGGAATGGGGgcccccccagcctgtccctgggGGGCGATTCCTTGCCCAGATGCCACATGTCGGGGTGCCCAACACCCCTAATGTTCAGCCTAAGTGACCCTTTTCTTGATCAGCTCCCATGACAGTCCCCCGCCTCCTTGGGGCCCAGTGGCCACCTCTCCCAACTAGCCACTAGCCAACCCCCTCCTGGAACAGAGAGGCTGAGGAGTGCACATGGCACAGACCAGATGGGGGCTGCTGGAGCCCTTCACATCTGGCCCTCGCTCCCCGACCCGCCCACGGGACGCTCCTCTGCTCAAGTTTTAATTAAACTCCAGGAGAAAGAATGGTTTCCCCCCCGCCACCTCCCCACTTGTCTCAGCTGCCAACATTCCTGTATCCTCCCTCTGCGGCAGCCCATCAAAgccggtggggtggggagctgggtcgCAGCACTACAAATCTAGGTGGGGGGACCCAATCCAGCCCCAGGCACACTGTTAAAGGAGCAGGGCAGTCACATCCTGGCCTGGCCAATTCTAGCTAGGCATCCTTACTGGCAGATGCCAAGATAGTCCCcttgcagggagtggggtctagtggtcagagcagggggctgggagtcaggattcctgggttctatgctTAGCTTGGGGAAGGGAGTTgagtctagtggttagtgcaAGGGAGCTGCATCTCGGGGCAAGGCACAGGGGCCTCATCCCATCTCTTTCTCTCCTGCCCACAGAGCAGGTCTGCGGCTAAGTGCTTCCTCCTGCTGCAGGAATGAATGAACCGGAGATGAGAGGGAAACAGCAAGATGGAGGGGTTcagggagagcagagggaattacccCTTCTCTGCTGCACTGTGCCACCACTGCACTGCCCCTTTGCCACCACCCCGCCCTGCTGCCCTGTGCCggggctccctcccagcccccctgagaTCTAACATACTGGAATCAGACTGGCCCTGGCTACAGCATCAAAGACCTCAGGGCCCAGAGTTTGCTCCCTGGTCTCTTCCAGGCCACGGGCGCTGTCACtgggcaccaggcagaggctCGGCCAGGGGCCCTTGTGCCTGATCAGGGCAAACCCAGGCCAGAAGCCCATACCAGGGGGTCAAGGTTCGGCACCGTAGGAGCAGCCCATCGGGTGCCACTCAGGGCacagctcccctccctctgctgagccctctgGGTCAGCCCCCCATCCACAGCCCCCCCATCCTGCAGCCCTGGCCCTGGGATAGAGTAAGAATCAGGATGtgaacccccccactccccggcTTTAACTACTATACAccactctcccccctcctccccgagCTGGacatagaacccaggcatcctggctccccccactaaaccccactccccacagAAAGTCCAGCAGCCCCACGTGGCAGCTGCTCGGCGGGATGCATCGTGGGCAGCATTGCTGGGTCGGCCCAATCCCACTGGCCCAGCCTGGTCCCGTGTGAGCGCCGGGttcccctgcctcccagctgctTATCAGGGTGACTCAGAGCTCTGGCGCTCGCACTCCCCTGCCTGGCTCGCTTCCCCAAGGTCTGTGGGGCAGCGTCCAGGCCAGAGCATCCAGATAGCCGGGGTCTCCGCCTGGACTGTACacctgctggggggcggggagaggagagCCTGGCGTTCATGAGTCTTGGGGGGTGGTTACACAGTGACTGCCCCAGGCTAAGCAGGTTCCTTCTTCCAGcctgaggtggagggggggggagtttgCAGAGGGGATGCACAGAGGAGACTGGGATGGGGACActttggggaggggagcagagccagacatggggcgggggggggcaagaggggatgCATGGGACAGACATGACAGGAAGGGCCAGGGCAATTATTTATGCTTTATCTTGTGTCTGGTTCCATTTCTTTTCGACATatttcccccccacaccacctcagacatctccctcccccagctctgctagtgcccaGCAATCTTGACCCATAGACCCCTGCTAACCCCACCTTggcccccctcagctctgccagtgcccctcagtcctgacctgcagccccctgctagtaaccc
Encoded proteins:
- the AMHR2 gene encoding anti-Muellerian hormone type-2 receptor; this encodes MHPWALRLLRGLCLWLSLGLPGTLSGNRSCVFFEPPHNLQGSMRHRGRLLGDTEHSTILCHSSHCCFGIWNQSHGQLQAVMQGCWGSDRDGCDSPACKTSPVHTTGAILQRCLCRSDFCNANVSQLGAPAVPQASAGSAPTGTIWIAVACSLVLFLGCLAFLVLRRMKVCAVLLRQEASWELTKVTMDPHSSREREPPSQELSALQFLQVLQDGRFSVVWQGTLHQTPVAIKAFPDTCSQHFAAEWSVHSLPLMDHDNVARLLAAGRGGVHGEQGSLLVLQLYPAGSLRHFLSQHISTWDGTVRLALSLARGLAFLHEELWHNGLHKPSVAHRDLSSQNVLVREDRSCAIGDFGLATALPARMEQWGGGRMEAAVRKAGTQRYMAPEILDDSLDLQVWGRALKQADIYSLALVLWEILSRCSGLSPDCGVPPFQLAYEAELGSSPTYGELRRLAVEERRRPAIPDSWRGTGQVSICLRELLEDCWDPDPEARLTAECTCQRLQSLGAELPAGVC